From the Lolium rigidum isolate FL_2022 chromosome 2, APGP_CSIRO_Lrig_0.1, whole genome shotgun sequence genome, one window contains:
- the LOC124690174 gene encoding uncharacterized protein LOC124690174, which produces MQPEPAEFTLQETGIDQEGNAVHCSYLRVFGPLRLRCHEASSLQKMPYDERYTEYIEPLGLLPFIHMAPDEIVNKRGEKLRVSAGATFTWISQNFKTCPEGASRDVIKLYARVYVWYVITRTLFPDCSGNTAQWHWLKALTKMETKWSWGSAALAFLYRQLDEACCRIGKDACIGGPLLLLSIWSWERFPVGRPRVLDYKNYNDHGNQLRRPTWAYRWDIVSEFGGDPIAAYQTYTNEFDNLTPEQVEWEPYGPRSELGHLFASHRTEIQKQAVEHETALESFPHGEKGESSFREFVKRQGQKLRRLLNLLGCRDPEIMTPSQSRSASPSDQDDANNSNSTARDEEVSDEAEGEPEVDEDDEEVPLGKYVKNKRSAYKLKPRKQRQDRYTPDAYAKAPAARKARKKAVIESDEEEHMEPRQKIPPRRGGKTKRARN; this is translated from the exons ATGCAGCCTGAGCCTGCAGAGTTTACCTTGCAAGAAACTGGAATAGATCAAGAAGGTAATGCAGTGCATTGCAGTTACTTGCGG GTCTTTGGACCCCTCCGACTTAGGTGTCACGAGGCCTCGTCCTTACAGAAGATGCCATACGATGAGCGGTACACGGAGTACATCGAGCCGCTAGGTCTACTTCCATTCATCCATATG GCTCCTGATGAGATTGTAAACAAGAGGGGTGAGAAATTAAGGGTCTCCGCCGGGGCTACTTTCACTTGGATCTCACAGAACTTCAAGACATGCCCGGAGGGAGCCAGCCGTGATGTGATTAAGCTATACGCACGTGTGTATGTGTGGTATGTTATCACGAGAACTCTATTTCCTGACTGTAGTGGGAATACCGCTCAGTGGCACTGGTTGAAGGCGTTAACCAAAATGGAGACTAAATGGAGTTGGGGTTCGGCGGCATTGGCCTTCTTGTACCGCCAG CTGGACGAAGCTTGTTGCAGGATCGGTAAGGACGCTTGCATTGGTGGTCCGTTGCTTCTTCTATCGATTTGGAGCTGGGAGCGCTTCCCTGTCGGAAGGCCTCGTGTTCTCGATTACAAGAATTACAATGATCACGGCAACCAGTTGCGGCGACCCACTTGGGCTTATCGCTGGGACATTGTCTCCGAGTTCGGTGGCGACCCAATAGCGGCCTATCAGACGTACACCAACGAGTTTGATAACCTAACACCGGAGCAG gtggaatgggagccatatggtcctCGATCGGAGCTTG GTCATTTGTTTGCATCACATCGTACGGAGATCCAGAAGCAAGCAGTTGAGCATGAGACCGCTTTGGAGTCGTTTCCACATGGTGAGAAGGGCGAGAGTTCAtttcgagaatttgtgaag CGCCAGGGCCAGAAGCTACGTCGGTTGTTGAACCTACTTGGTTGCCGTGATCCTGAGATTATGACGCCGTCCCAATCAAGGTCCGCATCGCCCTCCGACCAAGATGATGCGAACAACTCCAATTCTACTGCCCGTGACGAGGAGGTTTCCGATGAG GCCGAAGGTGAACCTGAGGtggatgaggatgatgaggaAGTGCCATTGGGCAAGTATGTGAAGAATAAACGGTCCGCGTACAAGTTGAAGCCAAGAAAGCAACGGCAAGATAGGTACACACCGGACGCATACGCCAAGGCTCCGGCCGCAAGGAAGGCCAGGAAGAAAGCCGTCATCGAGTCTGATGAAGAAGAGCACATGGAGCCACGTCAGAAGATTCCGCCTAGGAGGGGAGGCAAGACCAAGCGTGCAAGAAATTAG
- the LOC124690172 gene encoding FCS-Like Zinc finger 3-like produces MEDYYYFPTTLEATPLISTSFRIVHSSRKRCSPSPRPRRTSSSRDNDAGELRPHYLDTCFRCARILAANRDIFMYRGDTPFCSEECRQQQINSDEVAEKRSNQSAAATREQQKNTHRVPVWAR; encoded by the exons ATGGAGGACTACTACTACTTCCCCACCACCTTGGAGGCAACCCCCTTAATCAGCACAAGCTTCCGAATCGTGCACTCCTCCCGCAAGCGGTGCTCGCCGTCGCCGAGGCCCCGCCGTACGTCGTCATCCCGCGACAACGACGCCGGTGAACTTCGCCCCCACTACCTCGACACCTGCTTCCGGTGCGCGCGCATACTTGCCGCAAACAGAGATATCTTCATGTACAG AGGTGACACCCCGTTCTGCAGCGAGGAGTGCCGGCAGCAGCAGATCAACTCTGACGAGGTGGCGGAGAAGAGATCCAACCAGTCAGCGGCCGCGACGAGGGAGCAGCAGAAGAACACGCACAGAGTGCCCGTCTGGGCTCGGTAG